The following proteins are co-located in the Saccharomycodes ludwigii strain NBRC 1722 chromosome V, whole genome shotgun sequence genome:
- the PER1 gene encoding Per1p (similar to Saccharomyces cerevisiae YCR044C | PER1 | protein Processing in the ER): protein MSEIKYDPVVTKLDTFIQLQTKLMSAHDNIVNTFLPLQSEKFEKIVNDYTTEREKLMAKHQALERNAEKLQRENDNLKMTVETTHISNLKKTGQLDGLKLKYQNCRLEYQNYEQELNKLSEMLIESREKMEKTNKLLQEHRLKDKLEAERLENLLGLKILSKDGNQLSFQFSKLYEDMPDYIKTVTIDVSNQTITGMSEGSSMDKLDLEAYLKSDSLCSPGDRLPEFTGCRRICEWKLDCPVKSHFDDSSYSQKFPLDYQHFDKSPPYIYKLLKWDCNFECDYQCQQIITKDRVVDNKPIYQFHGKWPFTRRIGIQELFSTLFSIGNFIPHYRGFKLLTKKIVTLPPGYRYKKILQGYRYLSIAGMLAWFFSSVFHTRDLLLTEKLDYFFAGGTVLTGFYSILTRILLSSKTPIVQNLWNRVGLKLVVSIFICHIVKLYMNWSYTYNMRFNIAFGILQYILLISLSIQNYFKIKSSKKKFDDIYVLKSYKDGIWKYTLIPILLVIFTCLGMCFEIFDIFIYSWQIDSHALWHLSTIIPSWFLYDFFLNDFHAFFSPSITTITKI from the exons ATGtctgaaataaaatatgatCCGGTGGTTACAAAATTAGACACTTTTATTCAATTACAAACGAAACTTATGAGTGCACACGATAATATTGTAAACACTTTTTTACCATTGCAAAGTGagaaatttgaaaaaatagttAATGATTATACAACTGAAAGGGAAAAATTGATGGCAAAACATCAAGCTCTAGAGAGGAATGCTGAAAAATTGCAAAGAGAAAAcgataatttgaaaatgacTGTTGAAACGACTCACATAAGCAATTTGAAGAAAACAGGCCAACTAGATGggttaaaattgaaatacCAAAATTGTAGACTAGAATATCAAAACTATGAACAGGAATTGAATAAGTTAAGCGAAATGCTAATAGAATCTAGAgagaaaatggaaaaaaccAATAAATTGTTACAAGAACATAGATTAAAGGATAAATTGGAAGCTGAAAGACTTGAGAATTTATTGggattgaaaatattgtcAAAAGATGGAAACCAGCTATCATTTCAATTTTCCAAGTTATATGAAGATATGCCCgattatattaaaactGTGACAATAGACGTATCTAATCAGACAATTACTGGAATGTCCGAGGGCTCATCAATGGACAAACTGGACTTGGAAGCTTATTTGAAATCCGAT TCTCTCTGTTCTCCAGGTGATAGGTTACCGGAATTTACAGGTTGTAGAAGAATTTGTGAATGGAAACTTGACTGCCCAGTTAAATCTCATTTTGATGATTCTTCCTACAGCCAGAAATTCCCATTAGATTATCAACATTTCGATAAATCTCCACCCTATATATACAAGTTACTAAAATGGGATTGCAACTTTGAATGTGACTATCAATGCCAGCAGATTATTACTAAGGACCGTGTTGTGGATAATAAACCTATTTATCAATTCCATGGTAAATGGCCTTTTACCAGAAGAATTGGAATACAAGAACTTTTTTCCACCCTTTTCAGTATAGGCAATTTCATACCTCATTACAGAGGGTTTAAACTATTgactaaaaaaatagtcaCTTTGCCCCCTGGGTATAGATACaagaaaattttacaaGGATATAGATATTTATCCATTGCTGGGATGTTAGCTTGGTTTTTCAGTAGTGTTTTCCATACAAGAGATTTATTGTTAACAGAAAAattagattattttttcgCTGGTGGTACAGTTTTGACTGGATTCTATTCGATCTTAACAAGAATTTTATTGAGCTCCAAAACCCCTATTGTTCAAAATTTATGGAATAGAGTTGGTTTGAAACTGGTagtttctatttttatttgccATATTGTTAAATTATACATGAATTGGTCGTATACTTATAATATGCGATTTAATATCGCGTTTGGTATATTGCAATATATCTTGTTAATATCGTTGTCAATAcagaattattttaaaattaaatcatcaaaaaaaaaatttgatgatatttatgttttaaaatcgTACAAAGATGGTATTTGGAAATATACTTTAATTCCTATTTTGCTTGTTATTTTCACCTGTTTGGGCATGtgttttgaaatatttgatatttttatttattcttgGCAAATAGATTCACACGCCTTATGGCATTTGTCTACTATAATTCCCAGTTGGTTTTTGTAtgattttttccttaatgATTTCCATGCCTTTTTTTCGCCGTCAATTACTACTATCACCAAGATTTAG
- a CDS encoding conserved putative beta-mannosyltransferase, with protein MADSPIKEPLVTKEASFDFVDQLDDEYSDNHRQSKTSKIRSFIDYVSNLYKGSKNHHNRRRLQLRQLFRIFPKRLCNLLIILFLIALIILIPIIAVNDHGKKLVADYIPYKNPKSISFKKDLLKTDISLALSFKNDWKNSPLNTDMLNKYLYFIGDLNDYFFNLKDTPALRKAIERDDICSQSSTSLKGSEDNGKNNIMVAKKNIKLLNSADTKSVAKLAELVEIREYIFKNYPNYKKHLTDEWEEKNLQDSEVLWRHWHKMEGEAIWLPSEKCYIMSSRVTYTDTPNRFFPTVTFAYLQAFDDNWNELKGKRVFYHDININTDDIAKSLAHIQEEVGIKDCTLGKYSSDPIAYDNCLTNNNRLKLQLDIRKEKFLNKFSISYPTILDFNLDNSLDIKDCGPKEVSIILKNGPHFQEPILHFTALEKVGNDKKKFKYLVFPHRKEDNYVKLTIPENTISIQNLDKRWSPFFHPNDLTSKSKLRKGYIHLITSNKPLEVLRCSLDSGICKKTYNSYNEWGDSKDSVQSLDILPGSQYVKLPSVVPTIKSMNLWVGFPLMLVKNCGCGEEFRRPSLTLLTEYKGSYNFELFSGVQDFNIPVTSWDLKADYCDAANSLRVTSILYWEVVSQNVIKGEFDDYMGIVVTEADYTTRVVVLRGVLNHIFRNYAYRDIDESFKAHQYTKEVIDKTLECFAQDMGNICKTYGFEHLMTGQQLANAITDQKTLVDKLKKEEETREKEEEERKKKEEEEKKKKEEEEKKKKEEEKKKKEEEEKKKKEEEKKKKD; from the coding sequence ATGGCGGATTCTCCGATAAAAGAGCCATTAGTAACTAAGGAAGCTAGCTTCGACTTTGTTGACCAACTGGACGACGAATATTCTGATAATCATAGGCAATCAAAAACGTCAAAAATAAGATCTTTCATTGATTATGTTTCTAACTTATACAAGGGGTCCAAAAACCACCATAATAGACGCAGGTTACAATTGAGGCAATTATTTAGAATATTCCCCAAAAGATTATGTAATCTGCTAATTATCCTGTTTCTGATTGCCTTGATCATTTTAATCCCCATTATTGCTGTTAATGACCATGGGAAAAAACTTGTGGCTGATTATATCCCATATAAGAACCCAAAAAGCATTTCGTTCAAGAAAGATTTGTTGAAAACCGATATATCATTGGCCTTGAGTTTTAAAAACGACTGGAAAAATTCTCCATTAAACACTGATAtgttaaataaatacttatattttattggtgatttaaatgattacttttttaatttgaaaGACACTCCAGCTTTGAGAAAAGCCATAGAACGTGATGATATATGTTCACAAAGTTCCACCAGTCTAAAGGGGAGCGAGGATAATggtaaaaacaatattatggttgctaaaaaaaatatcaagcTTTTAAATTCTGCAGATACTAAAAGTGTTGCTAAATTGGCTGAATTAGTTGAAATTAGGGAATATATCTTTAAGAATTATCCAAActataaaaaacatttaactGACGAATGGgaggaaaaaaatctaCAAGATTCCGAAGTTTTATGGAGACATTGGCACAAAATGGAAGGCGAAGCTATTTGGTTACCAAGTGAAAAATGTTATATTATGAGCTCACGGGTCACTTACACTGATACACCAAACAGATTTTTCCCAACGGTCACCTTTGCTTATTTACAGGCGTTTGATGACAATTGGAATGAACTCAAGGGTAAGAGAGTATTTTACCATGatatcaatattaatacAGATGATATTGCTAAATCTCTAGCCCATATTCAAGAGGAGGTTGGTATTAAAGATTGTACTCTGGGCAAGTATAGTTCTGATCCAATTGCTTACGACAATTGTTTaacaaataacaacagATTGAAATTGCAACTTGATAtcagaaaggaaaaatttttgaataagTTTAGTATTTCTTACCCAACAATTTTAGATTTTAACTTGGATAATTCTCTTGACATTAAAGATTGCGGTCCTAAAGAAGTTTccattattttgaaaaacgGTCCGCATTTCCAAGAACCTATTTTACATTTTACCGCTTTAGAAAAAGTTGGTAATgataagaaaaagtttaaatatttggttTTCCCCCATAGAAAAGAAGACAACTATGTTAAATTAACCATCCCAGAAAACACCATCTCTATCCAAAACTTGGATAAACGCTGGAGCCCCTTTTTCCATCCAAATGATTTGACCAGTAAATCAAAGTTGAGAAAGGGCTATATTCATTTAATTACTTCTAATAAACCATTGGAAGTTTTACGGTGCTCTTTGGATAGTGGTATTTGTAAAAAGACCTATAATAGCTATAACGAATGGGGTGATTCAAAAGATTCAGTTCAAAGTTTGGATATTTTACCAGGGTCTCAATATGTTAAATTACCATCTGTGGTTCCTACAATCAAAAGTATGAATTTATGGGTTGGTTTCCCACTAATGCTTGTAAAGAATTGTGGTTGTGGAGAAGAGTTCCGTAGACCCTCTCTAACTCTATTAACGGAATACAAAGGTTCTTATAATTTTGAACTTTTTTCTGGTGTACAAGATTTTAATATCCCAGTAACTAGTTGGGATTTGAAGGCTGATTATTGTGATGCAGCTAATTCATTAAGAGTTACCTCAATTCTATATTGGGAAGTTGTGTCTCAAAATGTAATAAAAGGCGAATTTGATGATTACATGGGTATTGTTGTCACTGAAGCCGATTACACAACTAGGGTTGTTGTTTTAAGAGGTGTTTTAAATCATATCTTTAGAAATTATGCGTATAGAGATATAGATGAAAGTTTTAAAGCCCACCAATACACCAAGGAAGTGATTGATAAGACTCTAGAGTGTTTTGCTCAGGATATGGGTAATATCTGCAAAACATATGGTTTCGAACATTTAATGACTGGTCAACAGCTTGCCAATGCTATTACGGATCAAAAAACTTTGGTagataaattgaaaaaggaagaagaaacaagggaaaaagaggaagaagaaaggaagaagaaagaagaagaagaaaagaaaaagaaagaggaagaagagaaaaagaagaaagaagaagaaaagaagaagaaagaggaagaagagaaaaagaaaaaagaggaggaaaagaaaaagaaagactga
- a CDS encoding conserved putative beta-mannosyltransferase yields MTEKEDIGNLSNISGNNNKDDSIMSIPNEEAHSDEIHRFWFKDIFLKIYHHFILLIYYKLTKIFNKLIGVCSLKIKQRRSIKKNIFLTTIVLVIIIVLHTGHQNYSALPPGPANFNHNKHIRPLTFIDSKKDYLNFRLPRKHWFTKNSRRKNIANTPVTSKMVAEYKFQNYKPHAYVSNLNIDYSQSESANNDREHFCSKLEYKSQFQYSMDSIHYIDNNIEDLIEIRQELLDHWPKYRDFIQDSQDTERHMTPLEIAKRNWFKFGTSAVWWEEQKCYFAVTRVMWSREGRQHRPRISLGRLQLFDKDWNEIKGRRIYFKDIIHDREAIAETIRRIKHNVGIKDCTRLQAGSQEYHSCVDKNTKLKLTADIKEKQFLDKFSLEFPTFMDIELGNKDGYYTGSEDPRVILKENMFDKNKQEPFIHFNMEYKDIVRKGREEETKQRRYMCGYFPLRKNERQIKFTINKKEPNRMEKNWTPFFHMEDYSNNEIIDTHYHRGYIHFIYSFKPLEILKCSLDDGRCEIVFDDNMVNHVDGEDPINYKAIRGGSQYVPLPSELPELKGKKIWVGFPKLHLEKCGCGRHYYRPMLSVLLFNKIDNSYHEELVSPIVDFDLPVLSWDRKDVYCDDVSVSSANSIAFWEIVDQNGKTGEYEDYLMLVTSEADYVSKSIILKGILDYVLGVYKQKDIKEVFDISDKNARGIIKKSLYCIQDYGAKSCREYNDKHPFNKDD; encoded by the coding sequence aTGACTGAAAAGGAAGATATCGGTAATTTATCCAACATTAGCggaaacaataataaagatgacAGTATAATGTCAATCCCCAATGAAGAAGCGCACTCGGATGAAATTCATAGATTTTGGTTTAAggatatatttttgaaaatataccATCATTTCATTCTactaatttattataaactTACAAAgatctttaataaattaattggAGTATGTTCTCTCAAAATTAAGCAGAGGAGAAGcatcaagaaaaatatttttctgaCTACCATTGTTCTAGTAATCATTATAGTACTGCATACAGGACATCAGAACTATTCTGCATTACCACCTGGTCCTGCCAATTTTAATCACAATAAACATATCAGGCCTCTAACTTTTATTGATTCAAAAAaggattatttaaattttaggTTGCCTAGGAAACATTGGTTTACCAAAAATTctagaagaaaaaatattgctaATACACCAGTTACTTCTAAAATGGTTGCTGAAtataaatttcaaaattataaacCACATGCCTACGTTTCTAACTTAAATATAGATTACAGCCAATCGGAATCTGCAAATAATGATAGGGAGCACTTTTGTTCTAAACTGGAATATAAATCACAGTTCCAATATAGCATGGATTCAATCCATTATATAGATAACAATATAGAGGACCTAATCGAAATACGTCAAGAATTATTGGACCACTGGCCCAAATACCGTGATTTTATACAAGATTCACAAGATACCGAAAGGCACATGACACCGCTGGAAATAGCGAAGAGAAATTGGTTTAAATTCGGTACCTCTGCCGTTTGGTGGGAAGAACAAAAGTGCTATTTTGCTGTCACAAGGGTTATGTGGAGTAGAGAAGGAAGACAACATAGACCAAGGATAAGTTTGGGTAGACTACAATTGTTTGACAAGGATTGGAATGAAATCAAAGGTAGgagaatatattttaaagatattattcaTGATAGGGAGGCAATTGCAGAAACTATCAGAAGAATCAAACACAACGTTGGCATTAAAGATTGTACTAGGTTACAAGCAGGTAGTCAGGAATACCACAGTTgtgttgataaaaatacaaagtTAAAACTAACAGCTGATATTAAAGAGAAACAGTTTCTAGACAAATTTAGTTTGGAGTTCCCAACATTCATGGATATTGAATTAGGCAATAAGGATGGTTATTACACTGGTAGTGAAGATCCACGTGTCATATTAAAGGAGAACATGtttgataaaaacaaacaagaGCCCTTTATCCATTTCAACATGGAATATAAAGACATTGTTAGGAAGGGTAGAGAGgaagaaacaaaacaaagaaGATATATGTGTGGTTATTTCCCTCTGAGAAAAAATGAGCgccaaataaaatttaccattaataaaaaagaaccAAATAGAATGGAGAAAAACTGGACTCCTTTCTTTCATATGGAAGACTATTCAAACAATGAAATAATAGACACGCATTATCATAGAGGCTATATCCATTTCATTTACTCTTTTAAACCTTTGGAAATTTTGAAATGCTCTTTAGACGATGGGCGTTGTGAAATTGTGTTTGATGACAATATGGTCAATCATGTAGACGGTGAAGATCCCATTAATTATAAAGCCATAAGAGGTGGTTCTCAGTATGTTCCATTACCTTCAGAACTACCTGAATTGAAGGGCAAAAAAATCTGGGTTGGTTTCCCTAAATTGCATTTGGAGAAGTGCGGATGCGGCAGACATTATTATAGACCGATGTTAAGTGTTTtacttttcaataaaattgataaCAGTTATCATGAAGAGCTCGTTTCTCCTATAGTTGATTTTGATTTGCCAGTTCTAAGCTGGGACAGGAAAGATGTTTATTGCGATGATGTCAGTGTTAGTAGTGCAAATTCGATTGCATTTTGGGAAATTGTTGATCAAAATGGTAAAACGGGAGAATATGAGGATTATTTGATGCTTGTTACTAGTGAAGCTGATTATGTGTCCAAGTCGATTATTTTGAAAGGTATCTTGGATTACGTTTTGGGtgtatataaacaaaaagataTCAAAGAAGTATTTGATATATCTGATAAAAACGCTAGAGGTATTATTAAGAAAAGCTTATATTGTATCCAAGACTATGGTGCTAAAAGTTGTAGGGAGTACAATGATAAACATCCATTTAATAAAGATGATTGA
- a CDS encoding conserved putative beta-mannosyltransferase — protein sequence MFFLKRKLSFKFLVVSLIAVIVVITLTVIQPHANNTSINTSSLSNLFSSNIKSKTTNNNDNNDNDNINHNHNNKGGSKKRIVVQSKKDLLNPSYLNSKKLIDNVDYKSKVSPNSPFSPFVNDVFTKYNVQGYISNPDNVDLSLPEYLLSESDEGSKKEKMCSILEYDNYFEYSYGSNQLILNELSDMKTLRDDLLYNYPKWFPFVQNKDTEVDLTEARILDEHWVRFGGSAVWLDEHQCYLMVSRVLYHPFGYEKHCKISLSRLELFDKDWNPLIGKRIWFSDISVNQADLDNMINKLDNEAIANVNDDPELKLRSLNRKKKFLNRYSVEFPTWLDIDMDLKDGETLGTEDPRVVLLGNGEPLVIFNMLDKDYNIDKTTRSIYSYFPFRKINPQLKFVIEGRQPKSVEKNWTPFLHRDDIEETVTSIDRGHLHFIYSFRPLEILKCSLNDGLCRLVFENQFLTTLDETNNEEDKKLNQYGGIRGGTQFLPLPSSLPQLSNGRQLWLGFPKLHIDWCGCGKSFYRPMLSLLMENDGVYSEELIVPILDFDMDVLSFDRKTTKCDGLNNLSPNSISAWDVLNYDTITGKYEDYLVFTMSEADYNTRRIVLKGVLNYVLEIYKNKEIKELFEITPDSKKVLQKALTCIVDYSNAECSAYGKAHPKD from the coding sequence ATGTTTTTTCTGAAGAGGAAACTatctttcaaatttttagtTGTTTCACTTATCGCCGTAATAGTTGTAATAACTCTCACAGTTATCCAACCACACGCAAACAATACCAGTATTAATACTAGTTCTTTATCTAATTTATTCTCTTCCAAcattaaatcaaaaactactaacaacaatgacaataatgataacgATAATATTAATCACAACCATAATAACAAGGGGGgttctaaaaaaagaatagtTGTACAATCTAAAAAGGACTTATTGAATCCTAGCTATCTTAACTCCAAGAAACTAATAGACAATGTCGATTATAAGTCAAAAGTTTCTCCAAATTCTCCATTTTCACCCTTCGTTAATGATGTTTTTACTAAATACAATGTACAAGGTTATATTAGTAATCCAGATAATGTAGATTTAAGCTTACCTGAATATTTACTTTCTGAATCAGATGAAGGAtctaaaaaggaaaaaatgtGTTCTATATTGGAGTACGATAACTACTTTGAATATTCTTATGGTTCAAATCAActtattttaaatgaattaTCAGATATGAAAACTTTaagagatgatttattatacAATTATCCCAAGTGGTTCCCATTTGTTCAGAATAAAGACACGGAAGTGGATTTAACGGAAGCTAGAATATTAGATGAGCACTGGGTGAGATTTGGTGGTAGTGCTGTTTGGCTAGATGAACATCAATGTTATTTAATGGTATCTAGAGTATTATATCATCCTTTTGGATACGAAAAGCATTGTAAAATATCCCTATCTAGATTAGAACTGTTTGATAAAGATTGGAATCCGTTAATAGGTAAGCGAATTTGGTTCAGCGATATTTCAGTGAACCAAGCAGACTTGGATAACATGATTAATAAATTGGATAATGAAGCCATTGCAAATGTCAATGATGATCCAGAGCTGAAACTTAGAAGTCTGaatagaaagaaaaagttctTGAATAGATATAGTGTTGAATTTCCAACATGGTTAGATATTGACATGGATTTAAAAGATGGTGAAACCTTGGGGACCGAAGATCCTAGAGTTGTGTTATTAGGCAACGGTGAGCCATTGGTTATATTCAATATGCTTGATAAGGATTATAATATAGATAAAACAACAAGATCTATCTATAGTTATTTCCCCTTTAGGAAAATTAATCCTCAActaaaatttgttattgaAGGCAGACAGCCCAAATCAGTTGAGAAGAACTGGACACCTTTTTTGCATAGAGATGATATTGAAGAAACTGTTACTAGCATTGATAGAGGCCATCTACACTTTATATATTCGTTTAGGCCATTGGAAATATTGAAATGTTCATTGAATGATGGCTTATGTAGATTAGTCTTTGAAAACCAGTTTTTAACCACACTAGATGAAACTAATAATGAGGAAGATAAGAAATTGAATCAATATGGTGGTATCAGAGGTGGTACACAATTCTTACCGTTGCCATCCAGTTTACCGCAACTATCCAATGGAAGGCAATTGTGGTTAGGCTTTCCCAAACTACATATAGATTGGTGTGGTTGCGGTAAATCATTTTACAGGCCTATGTTAAGTTTACTAATGGAAAACGATGGAGTCTATAGCGAAGAGTTGATTGTCCCGATACTAGATTTTGATATGGACGTTTTAAGTTTTGATAGAAAGACTACCAAGTGTGACGGTCTAAACAATTTATCGCCCAATTCTATCTCTGCTTGGGATGTATTAAATTATGACACCATCACTGGGAAGTATGAAGATTATCTTGTCTTTACTATGAGTGAAGCAGATTACAATACCAGAAGGATTGTTTTAAAGGGTGTATTAAATTACGTTTTGGAAatctataaaaataaagagattaaagaattatttgaaattacACCAGATTCgaaaaaagttttacaaAAAGCTTTAACCTGTATCGTAGACTATAGCAACGCGGAATGTTCTGCATATGGCAAAGCTCATCctaaagattaa
- a CDS encoding conserved putative beta-mannosyltransferase: MDDSNKKKFDDNIETTSTTFDIIDPQNTTNTTSSTLKNKRFRKLLFLSTIILLALLLITTTGKGKYNSTSAYLDKLFKFNSKNYYIKNVKTKYALSTTPYTPKDVSHYALTPEAYSREKFHKYHMKGYITDLQEGPIDNVFFGLNVDSDYNLIDKYCKQYEYSDKIEYSFPNDVNKKNDDDDFLEARRDIIEHWPKYQKYFVDEAKEVSMSELDIVQQKWFKFGTSAVWLSDEQCYLSVTRYMYAPEGNLKRVKISLGRLQLFDKNWNEIKGRRLYYKDLLMSTDDGFANIFKESDNKIESIVEQSLKEIDAELGIKECTQQESAPIEYDNCIDEMNKLRLISQKRKEDFLNKYSVKFPTFMDIELGSDSGLYLGSEDPRIVLKQQPVKEPYIIFNMVQKDGNRYIHGYYPLRKFDKQVTFTIGGRSPNRMEKNWTPFFHLEDETKSNTMYKGFIRFVYSYRPLQILKCSLLDGDCQLVYDGNLLLNVDDNNVEHYEKNDFNKLDSMRGGSQLINLNSILPIKVEYKNLWAGFAKLHLKDCGCGERYYRPVLIVMSEHNGIYNEEMIVPVVDFDMDVLGWDRKTTKCGGYNVLNPNSITSWEIQQDGEDILQLLISEADFISRRIILKNVLKYIMSAYSRHLIREDYQIDGTSKQLLQQSLYCIIREGKSKCKSYGESHKD; the protein is encoded by the coding sequence ATGGATGAttccaacaaaaaaaagtttgatGACAATATAGAAACTACAAGTACAACTTTTGATATTATAGATCCTCAAAACACCACCAATACTACTAGTAGTACACTaaagaataaaagatttagaaaattattattcctAAGTACAATTATATTACTTGCATTATTACTAATCACAACAACAGGCAAGGGCAAATATAATAGCACTTCAGCTTATCTAgacaaattatttaaatttaatagcaaaaactattatattaaaaatgttaaaacaAAGTATGCCTTATCAACAACACCATATACACCGAAGGACGTTTCTCACTATGCTTTAACCCCAGAAGCATATTCAAGGGAAAAGTTCCACAAATATCACATGAAGGGATATATTACTGATTTACAAGAAGGCCCTATAgacaatgttttttttgggttGAATGTAGACTCGGATTACAACCTGATTGATAAATATTGTAAGCAATATGAATATTCagataaaatagaatattCTTTCCCAAATgatgttaataaaaaaaatgatgacgatgattTCCTTGAAGCCAGAAGAGATATTATTGAGCATTGGCCcaaataccaaaaatacTTTGTAGATGAAGCAAAAGAAGTTTCTATGAGTGAATTAGATATTGTCCAGCAAAAGTGGTTCAAATTTGGTACTTCTGCTGTGTGGTTATCAGATGAACAGTGCTATTTAAGTGTGACTAGATATATGTATGCTCCTGAAGGAAATCTGAAAAGAGTTAAAATTAGTTTGGGTAGATTACAACTATTTGACAAGAATTGGAACGAAATCAAGGGTAGAAGATTGTATTACAAGGATTTATTGATGTCTACTGATGATGGTTTTGCCAATATCTTTAAAGAGTCAGATAACAAAATTGAATCTATTGTAGAACAGAGCTTGAAGGAAATAGATGCTGAATTGGGTATTAAAGAATGTACCCAGCAAGAATCTGCCCCTATAGAGTATGATAATTGTATTGATGAAATGAATAAGTTGAGGTTAATTTCTCAAAAGAGGAAGGaagattttttgaataaatataGTGTCAAGTTCCCTACCTTTATGGATATAGAATTGGGATCTGACAGCGGGTTATATTTGGGTAGCGAGGATCCAAGGATTGTTCTTAAACAACAGCCTGTTAAGGAAccttatattatttttaatatggTACAAAAAGATGGTAATAGATATATCCATGGATATTACCCCTTAAGAAAATTTGATAAACAAGTGACTTTCACCATAGGGGGGAGGTCTCCTAAtagaatggaaaaaaattggacaCCATTTTTCCATTTGGAAGATGAGACTAAATCCAATACTATGTATAAAGGCTTTATTAGATTTGTTTATTCTTATAGACCATTGCAAATCTTAAAGTGTTCCTTGTTGGATGGGGATTGTCAGCTTGTTTATGATGGTAATTTGTTATTGAATGTAGATGACAATAATGTAGAGCATTATGAAAAGAATGATTTTAACAAACTTGATAGTATGAGGGGTGGGTCTCAACTAATCAATCTTAATAGTATATTACCTATTAAGGTGGAATACAAGAATTTATGGGCTGGCTTTGCCAAATTACATTTAAAAGATTGTGGGTGTGGTGAAAGGTACTACAGACCTGttttaatagtaatgaGCGAGCACAACGGTATTTATAATGAAGAGATGATAGTTCCAGTTGTTGATTTTGATATGGATGTTTTAGGTTGGGATAGAAAAACCACTAAATGCGGTGGGtataatgttttaaatCCAAACTCGATAACTTCATGGGAAATTCAACAAGATGGCGAGgatattttacaattattGATTAGTGAGGCTGACTTTATTAGCAGAAGAATCATCCTTAAGAATGTTTTGAAGTATATTATGAGTGCTTATTCCAGACATTTGATTAGAGAAGATTATCAAATAGATGGTACCAGTAAACAATTATTACAGCAATCTTTGTATTGTATTATCAGAGAGGGTAAAAGTAAATGTAAGAGTTACGGTGAAAGTCATAAAGATTAA